Proteins from one Patescibacteria group bacterium genomic window:
- a CDS encoding glycosyltransferase family 2 protein, with protein sequence MKLIIQIPAYNEEKTIADIIKNIPKNIDNIDKIEILVMDDGSSDQTANLSRQAGANYVFSRKKNIGLGNNFKSGIDATLKLGADIIVNIDGDGQFDPQDIPKLVKPIVEKEAQMVTGSRFLDKNTSKNVPWLKRMGNKYFSKLISQITGQKFSDTQCGFRAYSKEAALQLNLFGKFTYTQEAFIDLAEKGIKIVEVPIAVKYFKERKSKISGNLIFYGFRSLGIIANTTRDTQPLSFFGVPGLLLFVFGFAGGLFSFVYWIIYLVTTPIKTLFIVSVFFMTFGTLLIIFGLLADMIKRVKKTQEKILYHLRKKEFDKFRENSESKN encoded by the coding sequence ATGAAATTAATCATCCAAATTCCAGCTTATAATGAAGAAAAAACCATCGCCGATATTATCAAAAATATACCAAAAAATATTGATAATATAGATAAAATAGAAATATTGGTGATGGACGACGGTTCAAGTGACCAAACAGCTAATTTGTCACGGCAGGCGGGAGCCAATTATGTATTTAGCCGCAAAAAAAACATTGGGCTAGGTAATAATTTTAAATCTGGTATTGATGCCACCCTAAAATTGGGTGCCGATATAATAGTAAATATAGATGGTGATGGACAATTTGACCCTCAAGATATACCTAAATTAGTAAAACCTATAGTCGAAAAAGAAGCCCAAATGGTAACTGGCTCAAGATTTTTGGATAAAAATACTAGCAAAAATGTGCCCTGGCTGAAAAGAATGGGCAATAAATATTTTAGCAAGCTGATTTCTCAAATCACCGGCCAAAAATTCAGCGATACTCAATGCGGTTTCAGGGCCTATTCCAAAGAAGCAGCTCTGCAACTCAATTTGTTTGGAAAATTTACCTACACACAAGAAGCTTTTATTGACCTGGCCGAAAAAGGCATTAAAATAGTTGAAGTGCCAATAGCTGTAAAATACTTCAAAGAAAGAAAATCAAAAATATCCGGTAACCTAATATTTTATGGTTTTAGAAGTCTAGGTATAATTGCCAATACTACTCGAGATACTCAACCACTATCCTTTTTTGGTGTTCCGGGATTATTACTTTTTGTGTTTGGTTTTGCTGGTGGACTGTTTTCTTTTGTTTACTGGATAATATATCTAGTTACCACTCCCATAAAAACTCTATTTATAGTATCGGTATTTTTTATGACTTTTGGCACCCTACTTATTATCTTCGGGCTATTAGCCGATATGATAAAAAGAGTCAAAAAAACACAGGAAAAAATCCTATATCACCTGAGAAAGAAAGAATTTGACAAATTTAGAGAAAATTCTGAATCAAAAAATTAG
- a CDS encoding UDP-N-acetylglucosamine 2-epimerase: protein MIHIIIGTKAQLIKVAPLMKELQDRGVDYNFIISGQHKETMDDLMENFGVKKPDIVLYSGPDIVKVSQMIAWGGKIIFKFLKNKKEIFKDDKNGIVINHGDTFTTLLGSILAKLAGLKNSHLESGLRSFNFFHPFPEEIFRYLTFHLTDYYFCPGAWAMGNLEKYKGKKIDTIYNTLYDSVKLAIDSDTKQNLDIPQEKFAIVSLHRFENVFKKNRFLSLIELIEDTADSIKLLFILHPPTKDKLRKFDFYNRLKNNKNIELRPRYDYFDFIKLMDKAEFIITDGGSNQEESFYLGKPCLILRQKTERQEGLGQNAVLSGYNKKTVEDFVSNYYSYKLYPKDEAINPSRIVANFLIQNFL, encoded by the coding sequence ATGATTCATATCATAATAGGCACAAAAGCCCAGCTTATCAAAGTGGCTCCCTTGATGAAAGAACTTCAAGACAGGGGCGTTGATTACAATTTTATTATCAGTGGTCAGCATAAAGAGACTATGGATGATCTGATGGAAAATTTTGGAGTCAAAAAACCAGACATTGTTTTATATTCAGGTCCAGACATTGTCAAAGTCAGTCAGATGATTGCATGGGGCGGCAAAATTATTTTTAAATTTTTGAAAAACAAAAAAGAAATATTTAAAGATGATAAAAATGGAATTGTCATCAATCATGGTGATACTTTTACTACTCTCTTGGGGTCAATATTGGCCAAGCTGGCTGGATTAAAAAATAGCCATTTAGAATCAGGTCTTAGATCTTTTAATTTTTTTCACCCTTTTCCAGAAGAAATATTTAGGTATCTTACTTTTCACTTAACTGATTATTATTTTTGTCCAGGAGCTTGGGCGATGGGCAATTTAGAAAAATATAAAGGTAAAAAAATAGATACAATTTATAATACTCTTTATGATTCAGTCAAATTAGCTATAGATAGCGATACTAAACAAAATCTGGATATCCCTCAGGAAAAATTTGCCATTGTATCATTGCATCGTTTTGAAAATGTTTTCAAAAAAAATAGATTTTTGTCTTTGATTGAGCTGATAGAGGATACAGCTGATAGTATAAAGCTTTTGTTTATATTACACCCGCCTACTAAGGATAAATTAAGAAAATTTGATTTTTATAACAGGTTAAAAAATAATAAAAATATAGAACTCAGGCCACGGTATGATTATTTTGATTTTATAAAATTAATGGATAAGGCCGAATTTATTATTACTGATGGTGGGAGCAATCAAGAGGAGAGTTTTTATCTAGGTAAGCCTTGTTTGATATTGAGACAAAAAACTGAGAGGCAAGAAGGCTTGGGACAAAATGCTGTGCTTTCTGGCTATAATAAAAAAACTGTAGAAGATTTTGTAAGTAATTACTACAGCTATAAATTATACCCGAAAGACGAGGCAATTAATCCTTCCAGAATTGTGGCTAATTTTTTGATTCAGAATTTTCTCTAA
- the queA gene encoding tRNA preQ1(34) S-adenosylmethionine ribosyltransferase-isomerase QueA produces the protein MNIKLFDYNLPHELIAQKQIKPRDHSRLLILDSAKQKIAHKHFYDLPDILTSNDVLVVNETKVFPARLYGHKSTGGKVEILLIDRVNPSGWLAMIGGRNLKVGDAIYFDKKLEAKIIKDIDGKTKQVKFNKSGKELDKIIDNIGHTPLPPYIKTKDSQKIKKDYQTIYARSIGSAAAPTAGLHFTDRVLKQLSKKGIKIFKVTLHVGLGTFAPVEAEEIEKHKIHHEWARIDKKTAEALNKLKKTGKNIIAVGTTSARTLEAFSDKTGDLTPGVKWVDIYIYPGYKYKFADDLITNFHLPKSSLLFMVSALASRELIIKTYQKAVAKKYRFFSFGDAMIITKNRL, from the coding sequence ATGAATATAAAATTATTTGACTACAATTTACCTCATGAGCTAATAGCTCAAAAACAAATAAAACCACGCGATCATTCGCGCCTTTTGATTTTAGATAGCGCTAAACAAAAAATTGCCCACAAGCATTTTTATGATTTGCCAGACATTTTGACTAGCAATGATGTTTTGGTGGTCAATGAAACAAAGGTATTTCCAGCCCGTCTTTATGGGCATAAAAGTACCGGTGGTAAAGTAGAAATATTACTTATAGATCGGGTCAACCCGTCGGGTTGGCTAGCCATGATTGGTGGCCGTAATCTAAAAGTAGGAGATGCTATTTATTTTGATAAAAAATTAGAAGCCAAAATTATTAAAGATATAGATGGCAAGACTAAACAAGTCAAATTTAATAAATCAGGTAAAGAATTGGACAAGATAATTGATAATATTGGTCATACGCCGCTGCCGCCTTATATCAAGACCAAAGACAGTCAAAAAATTAAAAAAGATTATCAGACTATTTATGCTCGTAGTATTGGCTCGGCAGCGGCTCCGACTGCTGGATTGCATTTTACCGATCGTGTTTTAAAACAACTGTCAAAAAAAGGCATTAAGATTTTTAAAGTTACTTTGCATGTTGGACTTGGCACCTTTGCTCCAGTGGAAGCAGAGGAGATAGAAAAACACAAAATACACCATGAGTGGGCCAGGATTGATAAAAAGACAGCTGAAGCATTAAACAAACTAAAAAAAACAGGCAAAAATATAATAGCAGTTGGCACCACCAGCGCCCGGACGCTAGAGGCTTTTTCAGACAAAACAGGTGATTTAACCCCTGGGGTTAAATGGGTAGATATTTATATTTATCCTGGTTACAAATATAAGTTTGCAGATGATTTGATTACTAATTTTCATTTGCCCAAGAGCTCGTTACTATTTATGGTCTCAGCTTTGGCTAGTCGTGAACTAATAATCAAAACTTATCAAAAAGCTGTTGCCAAAAAATATAGATTTTTTTCTTTTGGTGACGCCATGATAATTACTAAAAATAGGCTATGA
- a CDS encoding epoxyqueuosine reductase QueH, producing the protein MRPKLLLHTCCASCSIYVLDQLAHEYDLTIFFYDPNIHPRKEYNLRRDEMKNYAKKIGLKFEEGEYNSSEWFKKTKGLENEPERGRRCDACFDLRLSKTATKAKAEGYDTFATVLSISPHKDYAKISMIGQSLANQLGIEFLDRDWKKKDGFKISSKMSKEEGFYRQDYCGCVYSKRN; encoded by the coding sequence ATGAGACCGAAATTACTTCTGCACACTTGTTGTGCGTCATGTTCAATATATGTTTTGGATCAGTTAGCTCATGAGTATGATCTAACTATATTTTTTTATGACCCAAATATTCATCCCCGCAAAGAATACAATTTGCGTCGTGATGAAATGAAAAATTATGCCAAAAAAATTGGTCTAAAATTTGAAGAAGGCGAATATAATAGCTCAGAATGGTTCAAAAAAACCAAAGGGTTAGAAAACGAACCGGAGCGCGGCAGACGTTGTGATGCATGTTTTGATCTCAGATTATCTAAAACAGCGACCAAAGCTAAAGCCGAAGGCTATGATACTTTTGCTACAGTCTTATCTATTTCTCCTCACAAGGACTACGCCAAAATTAGTATGATTGGGCAGTCTCTAGCCAATCAACTGGGCATAGAATTTTTGGACCGAGATTGGAAAAAGAAAGACGGTTTTAAGATATCAAGCAAAATGTCCAAAGAAGAAGGATTTTACCGTCAGGATTATTGTGGCTGTGTTTATTCAAAAAGAAATTGA
- the ruvB gene encoding Holliday junction branch migration DNA helicase RuvB, with protein MEERITSAKEQNEDRTWDLTLRPQTLREYVGQRQVKENLDVLLSAAKKRKEAIDHVLLFGPPGLGKTTLAHIIAKEMGTGIKVTSGPAISKAGDLAAIITNLQDGDILFIDEIHRLNKTIEEILYPAMEDFALDIVLGKGPSAQMLRLDLPRFTLIGATTRYNLISSPLRDRFGATFRLNFYNEDEIADIVSRAADILAVPIEDQARLEIAKRSRATPRIANRVLKRVRDYAQVKADGKISRDLTRRALDMMAIDEYGLDDLDRRLLTVLVENFSGGPVGLGTLAASLQEEAGTIEEIFEPYLMQLGLLSRTSQGRIATDKTYEYLGKEKKDSQKKMF; from the coding sequence ATGGAAGAGCGAATTACATCAGCCAAAGAACAAAATGAAGACCGTACTTGGGATTTGACGCTTCGTCCGCAGACTCTGAGAGAGTATGTGGGTCAGCGTCAGGTCAAAGAAAATCTAGATGTATTACTTAGCGCTGCCAAAAAAAGGAAAGAAGCCATTGACCATGTGCTTCTTTTTGGACCACCGGGCTTAGGTAAAACTACACTCGCTCATATTATTGCCAAAGAAATGGGCACAGGTATCAAGGTTACTTCCGGACCGGCCATTTCTAAAGCCGGAGATTTGGCAGCTATTATTACCAATCTGCAAGATGGCGATATTTTATTTATTGATGAGATACACCGTCTCAACAAGACCATCGAAGAGATACTCTATCCAGCTATGGAAGATTTTGCATTAGATATTGTATTGGGCAAGGGTCCTTCAGCTCAGATGCTCAGGCTGGATTTGCCGCGTTTTACTTTAATTGGAGCCACTACTAGATATAATCTTATTTCTTCACCACTTAGAGATAGATTTGGGGCGACTTTTAGGCTCAATTTTTATAATGAGGATGAAATAGCCGATATTGTCAGTCGGGCAGCTGATATTTTGGCTGTGCCAATTGAAGATCAGGCTAGACTAGAAATAGCCAAGCGTAGTCGAGCCACGCCTCGTATTGCCAATAGAGTACTCAAACGTGTCAGGGATTATGCTCAGGTCAAAGCAGACGGTAAAATATCTCGTGATTTGACCAGAAGAGCTTTGGACATGATGGCCATTGATGAGTATGGTCTAGACGATTTGGATAGAAGGTTACTTACAGTATTGGTAGAAAATTTTTCTGGTGGACCAGTAGGTTTGGGTACATTGGCCGCGTCTCTTCAGGAAGAAGCCGGGACAATAGAAGAAATATTTGAGCCTTATTTGATGCAATTGGGTTTACTTTCTCGTACTTCGCAAGGCAGGATTGCTACAGATAAGACCTATGAGTATTTAGGCAAAGAAAAAAAAGACAGTCAGAAAAAAATGTTTTAG
- the gyrA gene encoding DNA gyrase subunit A, with protein sequence MAKKKLIKKSTNKAQDSKETKASQDILINNRGRVEPLSIVEEMQSSYIDYAMSVIVSRALPDVRDGLKPVHRRILYAMWTLGLRHTAKFRKSATVVGEVLGKYHPHGDAAVYDSMVRMAQDFSMRYTLVNGQGNFGSMDGDGAAAMRYTEAKLQGLAEELLFDIDKNTVDFIPNYDGSQKEPRVLPAKLPNLLLNGTTGIAVGMATNIPPHNLGELIEAINLIIDKPNVTIDELIEIVKGPDFPTGGVIYDIDDIKTAYATGRGGIVTRGEAEIVEDKVGQYRIIISSIPFQVNKATLLEKIAQLVKDKKIDGVKDLRDESDKDGVRIVIELKKDSYPNKILNNLYKHTQLQEKFHVNMLALVDGIQPRVLTLQSILEEYIKHRQEVVVRRTQFDLDKAKDRAHILEGLKKALDKIDAVIKTIRASKDKEIAKVNLMKKFKLTERQSVAILEMKLQSLANLERQKILDELKEKLKIIKDLEAILKSKSKVLSIIKDELAEIKAKYADPRKTKVIKSAIGKMTTKDLIPNESTVIMMTKDGYIKRLAPETFRTQSRGGKGVMGLTTKEQDEVEEFFTTSTHSDLMFFTTRGRVFQLKAYEVPQQSRTSKGQNIVNFLQLSPEEKVSSILQSEDFKAFKYFVMVTRNGVIKRTEVEQFTHVRRSGLIAITLKKDDVLDWVKPSSGNDDIMLVTARGQSIRFKEKSVRSMGRSASGVRGIKIKKDDAMIGADIIADGKASKDEQLLVVTVHGFGKRTALGAYKVQGRGGSGIKTAQVTAKTGEVASAKIVSKNMEDEDMIIISRKGQVIRLAIKSVSILGRATQGVRLMRFKDGDDKVSSVTFI encoded by the coding sequence ATGGCAAAAAAGAAATTAATTAAAAAATCAACTAATAAAGCTCAAGACAGCAAAGAAACAAAAGCTAGTCAGGATATACTGATAAACAATCGTGGTCGAGTAGAGCCCTTGTCTATTGTAGAAGAGATGCAAAGCTCATATATTGACTATGCTATGAGTGTTATTGTTTCTCGCGCTTTGCCAGATGTCCGAGATGGTCTAAAACCAGTACATCGACGTATACTTTATGCTATGTGGACCTTAGGGCTCCGTCATACTGCCAAATTCAGAAAATCAGCTACCGTAGTCGGTGAAGTACTAGGTAAATATCATCCGCATGGTGATGCAGCGGTTTATGATTCTATGGTCAGAATGGCTCAGGATTTTTCTATGCGTTATACATTGGTCAATGGCCAAGGAAACTTCGGCTCAATGGATGGTGACGGAGCAGCTGCTATGCGTTATACCGAGGCTAAATTGCAGGGTCTAGCTGAAGAATTGCTTTTTGATATAGATAAAAACACAGTGGACTTCATACCAAACTATGATGGTTCTCAGAAAGAGCCAAGAGTCTTGCCAGCTAAATTACCAAATCTTCTTTTAAATGGTACAACTGGTATTGCGGTTGGTATGGCTACCAATATCCCGCCACACAATCTAGGGGAATTGATTGAGGCTATAAATCTCATTATTGATAAACCAAATGTTACTATTGATGAGCTGATTGAAATTGTAAAAGGCCCTGATTTTCCAACGGGCGGTGTAATCTATGATATAGATGACATCAAGACAGCTTATGCTACTGGCCGTGGTGGTATTGTAACGCGTGGAGAAGCAGAGATTGTGGAAGACAAAGTAGGACAATACAGAATCATTATTTCCTCTATTCCTTTTCAGGTCAATAAAGCCACTTTGTTGGAAAAGATAGCTCAGTTAGTTAAAGATAAAAAAATAGATGGTGTCAAAGATTTGCGTGACGAATCAGATAAAGACGGAGTCAGGATTGTCATTGAACTCAAAAAAGATTCTTATCCAAACAAGATTTTGAACAATCTTTATAAGCATACTCAATTGCAGGAAAAGTTTCATGTAAATATGCTGGCTTTGGTGGATGGTATACAGCCTAGAGTTTTGACTCTACAGTCAATTTTGGAAGAGTATATAAAACATCGTCAAGAAGTGGTTGTCAGGCGTACTCAGTTTGATTTGGATAAAGCCAAAGACAGAGCCCATATCTTGGAAGGACTTAAAAAAGCTTTGGATAAAATTGATGCGGTTATCAAAACTATCCGCGCCTCTAAAGATAAAGAAATTGCCAAGGTTAATTTGATGAAAAAATTCAAACTGACTGAGAGACAATCAGTAGCTATCCTAGAAATGAAGCTTCAGAGTTTAGCCAATCTAGAGCGTCAAAAAATATTAGACGAACTAAAAGAAAAATTGAAGATTATCAAAGATTTGGAAGCAATACTTAAGAGTAAGTCCAAAGTTTTGAGTATTATCAAAGATGAGTTGGCCGAAATCAAAGCTAAATATGCTGATCCTAGAAAGACAAAAGTAATAAAATCAGCTATTGGCAAAATGACTACCAAGGACCTTATACCCAATGAGTCCACTGTAATTATGATGACCAAAGATGGTTATATAAAGAGACTAGCTCCGGAGACATTCCGCACGCAGAGTCGTGGCGGCAAAGGCGTGATGGGTCTTACTACCAAAGAGCAAGATGAAGTAGAAGAATTTTTTACTACTTCTACTCACTCTGATTTGATGTTTTTTACCACTCGAGGACGCGTCTTTCAACTCAAGGCTTATGAAGTACCGCAACAATCTAGGACTTCCAAAGGTCAAAACATTGTCAACTTTTTACAATTGTCTCCAGAGGAAAAAGTCTCAAGTATTTTACAGAGCGAGGACTTCAAGGCTTTCAAATATTTTGTCATGGTCACTCGTAACGGCGTGATCAAGCGTACAGAGGTAGAACAATTTACACATGTCAGAAGAAGTGGTCTGATTGCTATTACCTTGAAAAAAGATGATGTGCTTGATTGGGTCAAACCGTCATCTGGTAATGATGATATTATGTTGGTTACGGCCAGAGGGCAGTCTATAAGATTTAAAGAGAAATCAGTCCGGTCTATGGGTCGTAGTGCTTCTGGAGTAAGAGGCATCAAAATCAAGAAGGATGATGCTATGATTGGTGCCGATATTATTGCTGATGGTAAAGCCAGTAAAGACGAACAGCTTTTGGTAGTTACTGTACATGGTTTTGGCAAGCGTACGGCTTTGGGCGCTTACAAGGTGCAAGGACGTGGTGGTAGTGGCATCAAGACTGCTCAGGTGACAGCCAAGACAGGTGAGGTTGCCAGTGCTAAGATTGTTTCCAAAAATATGGAGGATGAAGATATGATTATTATATCTCGTAAAGGACAGGTAATAAGGCTAGCTATCAAATCTGTTAGTATTTTGGGACGAGCTACTCAGGGAGTGAGACTTATGAGATTTAAAGACGGTGATGATAAAGTATCGTCTGTGACTTTTATTTAA
- a CDS encoding MBL fold metallo-hydrolase produces MTISWHGFNYFRLKNGEHTLVINPYALDKATKFSKAKGDVILFSDSSQVAKIKMDSDSFVIDSQGEYEVKDVFVYGKALNGNIIYYIIFEDIKIAFLGEFGHEELANSYLELVEGADILIVPVGGGDLTTAKEAAKIIRQVEPRIVIPSCHKAGSFKLKADDVLDFIKEISTKPEIEDKFKIKKKDLPQDDMKLIILNLQK; encoded by the coding sequence ATGACAATTTCATGGCATGGTTTTAACTATTTTAGGCTTAAAAATGGTGAACATACTTTGGTTATAAATCCTTATGCTCTGGACAAAGCCACAAAATTCTCCAAAGCAAAAGGGGATGTAATTTTATTTTCTGATTCTAGTCAAGTTGCTAAGATAAAAATGGATAGCGATTCTTTTGTGATTGATAGCCAGGGAGAGTACGAAGTAAAAGATGTTTTTGTATATGGCAAAGCTTTAAACGGCAATATTATTTATTATATTATTTTTGAAGATATAAAAATTGCTTTTTTGGGAGAGTTTGGCCATGAAGAGTTGGCCAATAGTTATCTGGAGTTGGTGGAAGGTGCCGATATTTTAATAGTACCGGTTGGCGGTGGTGATTTGACCACAGCCAAAGAAGCGGCCAAAATCATTCGTCAAGTAGAGCCCCGAATTGTTATACCAAGCTGTCATAAAGCCGGCAGCTTTAAATTAAAGGCTGATGATGTATTGGACTTTATCAAAGAAATAAGTACTAAACCAGAGATAGAGGACAAATTCAAAATAAAGAAAAAAGATTTGCCTCAGGATGATATGAAACTAATAATACTTAATTTGCAAAAATGA
- a CDS encoding S1 RNA-binding domain-containing protein — translation MSEEKTQVLSPMDELLKDEKAVKIPQVGDLVTGTVISVSKNEIYLDIDGITTGIIRGREIYDESDESSNLKIDNQATATVIGLDNENGYMELSLREAGHKKAWDKLEDLLKVGTIVDSKVIDANKGGLMIKIGNVVGFLPVSQLTIEHYPRIEGGDKNKILSHLKSFVNQNLKTKVIDVDEKDDKLIVSEKAAWDDKQKKVISKFKVGDIVEGKVTGVVDFGAFVEFGDGLEGLVHISELAWQRIDNPRDIIKVGDKVKAEIIDIEETKISLSIKKLQKDPWVEVSKKYTIDQKVKGKVLKVNPFGAFVELDDDIHGLVHISELSNKKVSKPEDIIKVDNEYEFVILTIDPKNHRLGLSLKVDPKNSEDESEDKKEASEKKPETTEEKQSEKKTDNKKEEKAKTGETKEESKTSEKITPTETKEEKDAK, via the coding sequence ATGTCAGAAGAAAAAACACAAGTTCTAAGTCCAATGGATGAGCTGCTTAAAGATGAAAAGGCAGTAAAGATTCCTCAAGTTGGAGACTTAGTAACTGGGACTGTAATTAGCGTCTCAAAAAATGAAATTTATCTGGATATAGACGGTATCACTACCGGTATTATTCGTGGTCGTGAAATCTATGATGAGTCAGATGAATCCTCAAATCTAAAAATTGACAACCAAGCTACCGCCACTGTTATTGGCCTAGACAATGAAAATGGTTACATGGAGTTGTCCTTACGTGAAGCTGGACATAAAAAAGCTTGGGATAAATTGGAAGACCTACTAAAAGTAGGAACTATTGTTGACTCAAAAGTAATTGACGCCAACAAAGGTGGTCTAATGATAAAAATAGGCAATGTTGTCGGATTTTTGCCAGTATCACAACTTACTATCGAGCATTATCCTCGTATTGAGGGCGGAGACAAAAACAAAATATTGTCTCACTTAAAATCTTTTGTAAATCAGAATTTAAAAACCAAGGTTATTGATGTTGATGAAAAAGACGACAAGCTTATTGTCTCTGAAAAAGCTGCTTGGGATGATAAACAAAAGAAAGTAATCTCCAAATTTAAAGTCGGCGATATTGTAGAAGGAAAAGTAACGGGTGTAGTTGATTTTGGTGCTTTTGTAGAGTTTGGCGATGGTCTAGAAGGATTGGTTCATATTTCCGAGTTAGCTTGGCAAAGAATTGATAACCCTCGCGACATCATCAAAGTCGGCGACAAAGTAAAAGCCGAAATTATTGACATCGAAGAAACTAAAATTTCACTATCTATTAAAAAACTACAAAAAGACCCTTGGGTGGAAGTAAGCAAAAAATATACAATTGACCAAAAGGTCAAAGGTAAAGTTTTGAAAGTTAATCCATTTGGAGCTTTTGTGGAATTGGACGATGATATTCATGGACTGGTACATATCTCCGAACTTAGCAATAAAAAAGTAAGTAAACCGGAAGATATAATCAAAGTAGACAATGAATATGAATTTGTCATATTGACCATTGATCCAAAAAATCATCGCTTAGGTCTTTCCTTAAAAGTTGACCCAAAAAACTCTGAAGATGAATCTGAAGATAAAAAAGAAGCTTCTGAAAAAAAACCTGAAACTACAGAGGAAAAACAGTCTGAAAAAAAGACTGACAACAAAAAAGAGGAAAAAGCTAAAACTGGCGAAACTAAAGAAGAGTCCAAGACCAGCGAAAAAATCACTCCAACAGAAACTAAAGAGGAAAAAGACGCTAAATAA